The following is a genomic window from Defluviimonas aquaemixtae.
GATGCAGGCGCTGGGTCATGGGGCTCTCCGGGTCTGTCCGCTTGTTCAGACGCCACCCTATGCCAAGGGAGGGTGGGCCTCAAGGCGGGGCGAGCGGCGCCAATGCGTGTGGCGCAGCCATGCCTAGCGGCAGCCCCAATGTCGGTACGCGTGCCATACGCTCGCCATACGCAAAGCCGACGCTTTGCAGCTACTCCGCCAGGCCGTTCCGGAGACTCTGCCAAAGCGGCCCGGGCGCGGCGATCACGCCCGCCGCCTTCGGGTCGGGGGCGTTGTAACGGATCGCGTTGCCCAGCCGGTTCGTCACCCTTGCCCCCGCGCGGCGGGCGATCAGGTCGCCTGCCGCGACGTCCCATTCCCAGGTGGGCCGGAGCGTCAGCATCGCGTCGAAGCGCCCCTCGGCCACAAGGCACAGCCGCCAGGCGATCGAGGCGCGGAACTTTCGCTCGAAAGGCGGTGGCGCGCCCCCGCGCCAGTGTTCAGATGAGAGATTTGGCTTTGTTGCCAATAGCGTAGCGCCTTCGGCCACGCTTCTGCCCGAGGCGCGGATGGGCTGCCCGTTCAGAGTTGACGGCCCCTCTGCGGAGGCGGCATAGAGCGCGTCCTTCATCGGCAGGTAGACGACGGCGGCGGTCACCGCCCCGCCACTAGCGATCGCCAGCGAATGGGCGAAACTCGTGTCGCCGTCGATGAAGGCGCGCGTGCCGTCTATCGGATCGACGATGAATGCCCGCGAGGCGTCAAGTCTCGCGGCGTCGTCCGGCGTCTCCTCGCTTAGCCAGCCGTAGTCCGGCCGGGCGGTGCACAGTTCGGCCTTCAGCATGTCGTTAACGGCGATGTCCGCTTCGGTCACCGGACCTGCGTCGCCCGGTTTGTGCCAGATGCCGGGATCGCGGCGGAAGTAGCGGCGCGCGATGCGGCCGGCCTCTCGCGCGGCATCGATCAGAAGATCGAGATCACTCTCCGGCAAGGGTCAGCCCTTCGACGAGCAGCGACGGCACGACATAGCTCAAATGCGCGCGTGCGTCGTTAGCCGGCGTGATCCGCATCAGCATGTCGCGCAGGTTGCCTGCAATCGTGCATTCGTTAACCGGGTAAGCGAGTACGCCGTTCTCGACCCAATAGCCCGACGCGCCGCGCGAGTAGTCGCCGGTCGTCGGGTTGATCGAGGAGCCGATCATCGAGGTCACCAAAAGCCCGGTTCCCATCTCCGCGAGCAAAAGGTCGCGGGTCTTGTCGCCCTGAGTGAGCGCGATGTTCGAGATGCTCGGCGACGGCGGCGAGGAGGTGCCGCGCGCTGCGGAAGCGGTCGAATTTAGTCCAAGTCGGCGAGCAGTGCCCAAATCGAGCGTCCAGCCCTTCAGAATGCCGTCGCGCACGATGTCTCGCGGCTCCGTCGGCAGCCCTTCGGCGTCGAAGGGGCGCGAGCCCGAAATGCGCGGGCGATGCGGATTCTCGAAGATCGACAGCCCCTTGGGCAGCACCTGCTCCCCCATCGCACCCCTGAGCCACGACGCGCCGCGCACGATCGCCGAGCCGTTGATGGCCGCCAGAAGATGACCGATCAGCGCCGAGGAGACGCGCTCATCGAAGACGACCGGGAAGGCGCCGGTCTTCGGTTTTCGCGCACCC
Proteins encoded in this region:
- a CDS encoding 3'(2'),5'-bisphosphate nucleotidase CysQ: MPESDLDLLIDAAREAGRIARRYFRRDPGIWHKPGDAGPVTEADIAVNDMLKAELCTARPDYGWLSEETPDDAARLDASRAFIVDPIDGTRAFIDGDTSFAHSLAIASGGAVTAAVVYLPMKDALYAASAEGPSTLNGQPIRASGRSVAEGATLLATKPNLSSEHWRGGAPPPFERKFRASIAWRLCLVAEGRFDAMLTLRPTWEWDVAAGDLIARRAGARVTNRLGNAIRYNAPDPKAAGVIAAPGPLWQSLRNGLAE
- a CDS encoding TldD/PmbA family protein, whose amino-acid sequence is MTNRLAQLTEALLSAATKAGAEAADAIAVDGTAVSVDVRSGKLEQAERAEGIEIGLRVLIGKRQACVSASDISDRTIAEMAERAVAMGKEAPEDSSVGLAAPEELAKAWDLTLLELADPAPEPAAAALEDDARRAEAAALAVAGVSQCDPAAASYSRRRIHLAATNGFSGGYARTSRSTSVVAITGEGLKMDRDWAAEARTYQSDMPAPEEIGQLAGERAAARAGARKPKTGAFPVVFDERVSSALIGHLLAAINGSAIVRGASWLRGAMGEQVLPKGLSIFENPHRPRISGSRPFDAEGLPTEPRDIVRDGILKGWTLDLGTARRLGLNSTASAARGTSSPPSPSISNIALTQGDKTRDLLLAEMGTGLLVTSMIGSSINPTTGDYSRGASGYWVENGVLAYPVNECTIAGNLRDMLMRITPANDARAHLSYVVPSLLVEGLTLAGE